The Lolium rigidum isolate FL_2022 chromosome 1, APGP_CSIRO_Lrig_0.1, whole genome shotgun sequence region ATTTTGAAATATATCATCATAATGAACTACTATGTAACTGAACAAAAGATCATTTCTCAAAAAAGGAAGTATTCTCTGTGTAATATGAATAGAAGATCATTTTCCAAAGAAATAAAGGTTTCTCCGTGTATCTGTTTAATTTATGAGAgcgtatgtacatatgtatttccGTCAATTGATGAGGTTTCTCAGAAAAATTCTCACCAAACAAGACCGAGTGTAAATGTCTTTATGTactaaatttaggaaaaaaaactTTGAAGCTCTAACAAAGGAAAAGAGAAGAGTACTGATCTCTTTTTTTACACGGGATGAAAACTATTTTTTCTCAGGAAACGGTTCTAAGCATCCAAAGATCCTGGACATACATGTCTAAATGTTTTCATAATTGCTGTACATCTGAATGCTGCAGGTGCACCTTTGAATATCCAGACAAAATGTGCTTTTCGCTTGAGTAGTGCAGATTTGTGCAGGTTTGATAAAGAATTGATTTAAGCAAACAAAAAATATTGAACTGGTGGATTAACTGTAATAAAAAAATCATTAACAGGATCATATCATTAACATGATTACAGGGTCTTGGGATTTTGTCTGGTTGCTGCAACCCTGTTCCGAGACAGACCTGGTGGCGGCGTTTGCATGTTCCTAATGATGGTGTTGTCTTCTTCATTCGGTAGTAGGGTCAGGTTTTTTGGGGTGTAGGAGGTGTATGTATGGTCTGTGGTGCATATCTTGGATATGACATGAGTTTGCGAACTGGCTTGGAGCAAACCATGTATAGAAGAAACTTAACATACATGTGTTCTTCTGCAGCCACTGTAAGTCAAATTTTAACTGAGGATTGTTTCATTGTGATGTGAGCTCTGCTTTGCCATACGAATTTCATTCAAATCAGATCAGATCAAATTTCGAATTATTTGAGAATTCTCGAATATGAATCCAGGCGTAGAAGTGTTCCTCTGTTATCCTCTGTCTCACAGACCTGGATCGCCATCCAGATTCCAGCAGACAAGCAGGCCATGCTATATATTTGTACTCGGCCACCTATGCCTAGTCATATGTTTCTTAGTAGGTAAAATCTGCAGATAATGTTCAGCTTCGATCCTCACCTGAGCTGAATGCGCTTTCTCATTAGCTCTCTACTTCCCAGGAGATGCATCTGCGTATTGTTATTGTAGCATAGATCACAATTCACAGAATATGCATCCATATTTGTAAAGTCAACAATGGCTTCAGTCACAGGTTTCATCATGACTGTCTTAACAACACTGAAATGGACACTTTTTTTAAGGGATCTGAAACGATCACGTTAGCACCACTGAACAAATGGCAGCGACCTGTGAAAGGAGCAATCTGCATTCAGAAATATGTCTGTAATCAAATTCAGGTGGAGTGAGttcaaccctaaaccctaccgtaCAGAAACATATCAGGCCCGCTTGGGTTGTTGTTATTTAATCTAGTCGTTTTTATTTGTGATGATCCTAAGCAGGGCAGCTCAGTGTAATCCGGTGGTTTGGGTTAAGAAACGACATTCCAAGTGGGGCCTCAGGTGGGAAAATGTCCTCAGCAAACAGGGCTTCGGTTTGTTCAAGACAGTCTCTGAAATTTTGCAAATAACTCCCTACGGACTTTGCAAAGCGGATCATGTCCCCAGGAAATAGCTGCACCGATTACATATTTATCTCCCTGTTCATCATACAGGGTGTAGTAGTTCAGAGAAGAAGAGAGCAAGCTAATCTAGTTATAATCTGGTTCAGTAAGCATCGAAACAGAGCTCGCTACTTGGAGCACACAGCCATGCATTAAACCTGCAGGGGAAGCACATTGAAACTAGCCCGGGTTAGTATCAATGTGCAAAGAGTGTTGTCACTGGGAAATAAAACACAATACGTGCAGAGAGCAGACAGAAATAGAAAAGTACTTGCCGGAAAGACTTAAACCGGAACTAAGTAGCTTGCGCCAAACAAAAGGCCAATGAAAATTCAGAGAAGACAACTTCAGATGAGACAACTAAGTTCAGTAATCTAcaaactctgttttttttttttgccacttAGTACATATGCAAAAACGAATTACATAGTCTGCATATAAAGTTTCGAAATAATTATAGCCTACTCTCAGCTTCTATTTTGATAAAGCTAAGAGGGtgtgcgcgcacaaattcagcagtaatctatacctaataataaaggagctaaggtttctgccaaaaagtttcgtcaacgctttttttgggaCCGTTTTGTCCTCCCACCAAATCGTATAATATAGCTGATTGCCATGGTACCGGTTCGGGTGTGTCTCTCCGTGGCatgtatttcctttttttcttccaTCGCCCCAACCCTTCCTGCGATTCCCCGCACACCTCCGGCCTCCCTAGAACGCTCAACGCCGCCAGCCCGCCACCTACACCCCGAGCACGGGGCCTGCTGCGCTTCCGTCACCCTGGACCAGATCCCCTAAGCGCCGCCGACATGGTCCAGGCCCCGCACTACCGCCGTCGCCCTGGACTGTCGTCGCACTAGAGTCGCCGCCCTGGAACGGTCCTGCACGGCCAGAGCAGCCGACTCCTCCTACCTTCCGGCCTCTCTTCCCGCTGGCGAGGCCCTACCATGGCCACCTGAGACGCGCCCTGCACTGGGGTGTTGACCTCCCGTCCTGAGGTATCCGGGGAGCGACGGGAAATGGAGGAGGCCAGCGACGTGCTGGGGCGGCTAGAGGTCGGAGACTGCCAGGCGGTGCGCGTTCATGAGGCGGGACAGAAGGGAGAGAGAAGGGGCCAGTGAGAGGCGGCGCTGGGTTGCGTGTCTGGCAGCGCGTCGAGAGGAACACGAGGCATCGCTAGGGCGAGTGTCTCGTGCGTGCAGGAAGATGAGAACGCCAACCACGGTTGGGCCTTGGCCTGCCTGGGGCCGGCTTCCTTTCGTACTGGGTCAGCCCGTGTATAGAACATGCCAAATCATGGACAAAACACACGATCGAGCGATCACACAACGAGAACCAGTCGAACAAATTGTTCGTACATCATggattagtcccacctcgctattTTATATGAAGTCTTGCCGGTTTATATGCGTAAGTTTCCAGGATATCCACAAGCCTCCTTGGAAAGCAGAAGCAGCACCTTGATCAGGAAGGAAAAACTCACTCGGATATGGAAACCACTCCAGCGAGGGTCATGCTAAAAAGCAGCGGAGCGGGGTGACACTTCAGCGAGGGTCATGCTAAATAGCCAGCAGACCGGAGTGCAGAAGGAAAGCAGTGGAGCGGGGTGCAGAAAGAGAGGCAGTGCGGGGTGACCGGAGTGCAGAAGGATAGGCAGTGGGGAGAGGAGAAAGATGTATGCCAGTTGCCTGAAGAATACAAACAACAACAGCAGCCTCTGAAATCAACTGGCACTACCAAACGTGAGAGGCAGAGCTAGGAGTACATTAAATAAAAACTATAGTGAAATTGAGTCTACCAGTGTATATGtgtatcaaaaaaaaaattatagacTCACACTCAATACATTATATGATTTTCTAAAATTTGTGGATGTTGTATTATATCAATTTTGTGGTTACAAAATAATATATAGCGACATTTAGAGAGTTCACAATAATAATACAAACTGAATCGATTTTTTTTAGAGAATTATATAAGTGAACATACATAATACACATTTCCGCCGCCCATGCTATGTTGGAGGAGAAAATGGGAAAATGCCAAAGTATAGCTAGGGTTACGGTGCTCGGGTCCCTAGATTGTCGCAAAAATTGAGTGCCACAAATGTTTTCAAGACTAAATTTCGGACGGTTAGCAAATATTATGTGTTTATTGACTGTTAATTTGTTAAAATTTATATCTTAATAAAATATTAGGATGGCGCCCATCATCATTACCAGTATGCGGACTGCGGTATCACGTGAGCGGCTTGTAATCTAATCTTATTAGGTATAGATGATGTGTGTCAACGATATTGACAAAGAGAAGAAGTGTCAACGCGAATGATTTGTTGCAGCGTTTGAGTATTTGgtttctcccgatgcaacgcacgggcacttttgctagtatagCACATTTAGCTAATAACTACGATACATATGCACAACTAGACTCTATAATTGGAATATAAATTTTCAACCACTATAGATTCTGCACAGCATGAGAAGTACGGAAAAAAGATGAATATCGATGCGCACCATGAATCCGCAGATGTAAGGATGAGAATCATGTCAGTGGGCAGTTCCGGCTGCCGTGCATTAACCCTGCAGAGGAGGCAATCAAAAACCAGCTTAGGTCAATATGATGACACAAAAATGTAGCTGTATGTGTAACGAATGTTGCCATTGGCAAATAAAACGAATTACATGCTGACAGCAGAAAGAAAGGGCAGAGTACTTGCTGAAAAAAGTACAACTGGAACTTTTAATTAGTGTCGAACCCCAATGTCATTGGATTTAGGATACAATTTCAGCTAACCTAGAAACTTGAATACATATGCAAAACAGAAGGGCATTATCAATAGAGAAGATTGTGCATAAATCAAAATAGCAACTAAGGTAGGAAAGCCTGCGTAAGCATCATCTTTTGTTCCTATCACCCACTCCTCCGTTCAGTTTCTATTTCTGAGGTTGTGGGCACACAATTTCAGCAGAAAACAAAACCATGTTTAATCAGCTAATAAATGGGATAGATGCACAACCAAACTCTAAAATTGGCACGTTAACACCATATTTACGACGAATCCTACAATAATTAACAATTAAAGCCACAACATTCGAATGAAACCTTGACATTAGGTTCTGATAAATCTTACAAGGATGAACAATCATATTTCTGCTTCATCTAGGAGCATGCTAATCATGCATGCCAAACATGTACTCACCAGTGCTAAGATAAATGTAGCATTCCACGGAAGTATACGCCTTGAAGATGTCGTATATTTTGGTGCATCTGCCGTAACCTATCCAGGCCTCCTTTGACAGCTTCATAATCATTCTTTTCAGCATAGGTGCACATCTGAGAATCAATTTCAACAAATCAAGCTCATGGTCCTCTCCTTCAAAGCCGTCGAATTCCACTTCTTCGAGATAAGTCAAAGAGAAAGTTTGGGATTTCCAATCGGGAGAATCACAAGGACAGTTTGGTGGACAGACTTTTCCTTTCACCTAAAACCAAAAGAGCATGTGAACTACTACACAATGGAATTATTGAAATGTACAACCAGAGGAGAGAATTACCGTTGGCCTCTGAAGGTCGACCTTAAGCCTCTGCATAGCACACCGAATTCGATTCATCCCAAGAAGATGGCAGACAAATGCTCCAAAAACATGTCCTTCTGTTGTGAGATGCAGCTCCAAAATAGAGAAATCAGCAATCATATGCCTCTCTATCTCGTGCATAAATTTCTCCCCTTCCTCAAAAAAAGTAGGCAATCCCTGAAAAAAAGAAGTTACATCATTTACAAAATTCAGTCTACTCGGAGGTTGCAGTAAATTGGGCAGGAGCGAGGACAGACAGCATCTGCATGAATCTTTAGCACTCCTTGTCTCTCTACCGATTTTAGAGTCACCTCCCCGACTTCCCAAAAACCAAACTTAGTATAGTTTGATATAAAGCAGTGCCAATAGACATTCTCCATCATTGGTGCCAACACGGAAATGCTGGTCTCCAGGTCGAGGTGTATCAATATATCCAAATGCTTTAGCACGGGGGCAACAATATTAACATGGTATATCACACCCGCACCGGCCACAACAAGCTCCTGCAGCAATGGTGAGTTGATCCTCAGGTCACCCTCATCGAAACAAACATTGGTGAGTGCGAGCCTACGCAATCGCGGGCAGTGGGAGAGCAAGGTGTTGATGCCAGTTGTCCAGCTGGACAGGAACAGCGTCTCGAGTGCGGGGAACTCGACGCCAGCCGGCACGCGGCGGATGGTGGGCCTCTTCTCGTAAAGATCGAGCTTCATCACTATGCAGGTGGCTCGGTGGAAGCAAGGCAGGTCGACGACGGAGGAACAGTCGAGTATGCCGGGCGGGAAGACCAAAACGAGTTTCTCCGGGTCGAgccgcgcggcggcgcggagCAGCGAGCTCAGGCTGGCACTGTCGACCAACGGCTCTTTGGGGATGCGCCCGCATGGCTCGGGGGGCAGATTCCGAGGAGGAGACCGTCGGCCGGGGACGAGAGAAGCGGGCGAGCGCCGGCTCGAGGGAGAGGAAGGGGACGTTGCGGAAGACGATGCAGCAAAGGCGTGCCCAGAGGCCGCGCCACCGGCGGGAGAGGACGCCggtgcgcgcggcggcgccgacgcagGGGAGGcgggcgaggacgaggaggatcagGTCATCGGGCAGGGCGCTGATGAGGTCCGGTCCGCCGCCTAGGGCTAGCAGCCGGGGGGAACGCCGGCGAGGCCCCGATCTGAGCTCCATCGAGTCTTTGCTGCCAAACCCTAGCATTCCCCTCGGGAGAGGACTGTCAGTCTCAGGATGCTCGGGGTCTGCTCGAATCGACCGAGGCGACCAGTCTTCTCCTCGTCTTTATTaattcttccttcttttctactAGGAAATATATAGGTGTGTTTGGCGGAAATGCACTTTTAATAATTCGGATAAAAAATTAGCCCCTATTTCTCCATATTCTATGCCGTCGCTTACAGTTTCATAGTAAAATGTGGTTTGTTCAAAAAAGATAAACAAATGCCTCGATAAAAAGCCCTATTTTAGCATtggtttttgtcttttttgcacaagtcatagaacaattcactttttttCTGAAACGACTTCATGAACACATATAATGTCGAGATGTATGTGCaacattttgttttaaattttttgatatatttaaATATATTGAAAATGTGTTTTAAATAAAGAAAGTATATACATCCTGCATGTAATAtctcaggtttagaggcaataaaatgagagaacaccaaagtgtgcattgcattcatgcatagaaaatccggggaattttcgcgctttcaaataaaacttaccacagtaactgaagtttcacttgacttgctggaattgaagtagagcaTAAGATaaacgctataaacttcactgtgatctttgctaaaaccctgttttgggtagagatgatttgatctatgggctagatcaaatgaaattagttttacaacaaacaacaccctaagtaagggtcaactacaagatcttacaaaggatctcaacatgacattccttacaacaacacatgaataattactcAACTATAATTCTAAAAACACAATTaaataagaaactattctttacttacctTTTCCAAGTCTTTTAACTAAATAAGTAATTCTTACCATGAGTCACATTGTATATCTTTTCATCTACAAtacttgaatccatgtcaaggacattcatattcattATTCATCAACCCTTGACCCTTCAATCTTGTTCATTCAAACCTATTCCTATTAAACCTCTGAGAAAGGAGAGGACCATCCATGTGTTTATATTATTCATTGAGTATAACCCTAGGCTAATATTCAAATTCTATCCTAGTGAGATAAGTTATTGATATTAACCAATGCTTTAAGAAGTataagtcaagtattaaaccctaattaactcaACCAACCTTTGATGGTAAGTGAGAACCTATTGTATTAGGGAATTCAAGAGagacaagtgttgtgatcattacaccttggtaatgatcataaaccctacagAAACCCTACCCGTGTCTGTGTCGATGTGAccgttgaaagaacatttcctgcccttttgggttt contains the following coding sequences:
- the LOC124664834 gene encoding uncharacterized protein LOC124664834, with the protein product MELRSGPRRRSPRLLALGGGPDLISALPDDLILLVLARLPCVGAAARTGVLSRRWRGLWARLCCIVFRNVPFLSLEPALARFSQPLVDSASLSSLLRAAARLDPEKLVLVFPPGILDCSSVVDLPCFHRATCIVMKLDLYEKRPTIRRVPAGVEFPALETLFLSSWTTGINTLLSHCPRLRRLALTNVCFDEGDLRINSPLLQELVVAGAGVIYHVNIVAPVLKHLDILIHLDLETSISVLAPMMENVYWHCFISNYTKFGFWEVGEVTLKSVERQGVLKIHADAGLPTFFEEGEKFMHEIERHMIADFSILELHLTTEGHVFGAFVCHLLGMNRIRCAMQRLKVDLQRPTVKGKVCPPNCPCDSPDWKSQTFSLTYLEEVEFDGFEGEDHELDLLKLILRCAPMLKRMIMKLSKEAWIGYGRCTKIYDIFKAYTSVECYIYLSTGLMHGSRNCPLT